One Paenibacillus sp. FSL W8-0186 genomic window carries:
- the cysK gene encoding cysteine synthase A — protein MTRKVVNNISELVGDTPAVRLNRLVSVQDAEVYVKLEYFNPSGSVKDRAASHMIREAEKAGKLKPGATIIEPTSGNTGIGLAMNAAAKGYRTILVMPDNMTKERINILKAYGAQVVLTPAAKRMPGAIEKAKQLLAEIPGSFMPQQFQNEANPEIHRLTTGPEIVQQMDGRLDVFVATSGTGGTITGTGEYLRKHIPGIRIAVVEPMGSPVLSGGEPGPHKLVGTSPGFVPPILNTGVYDEIVQVSDEDALETTRRLAALEGILVGPSAGASVWTAIQFAHQLGAGKRILCIAPDTGERYLSMDIFN, from the coding sequence ATGACCCGCAAAGTCGTTAACAACATCTCCGAGCTCGTCGGAGACACTCCAGCCGTGAGGCTGAACCGTCTGGTCAGCGTGCAGGACGCTGAGGTCTATGTTAAGCTGGAATATTTCAACCCGAGCGGCAGCGTCAAGGACCGCGCGGCTTCCCACATGATCCGCGAAGCGGAAAAGGCCGGCAAGTTGAAGCCGGGGGCAACCATCATCGAGCCGACCAGCGGCAACACCGGCATCGGACTGGCGATGAACGCCGCGGCCAAAGGCTACAGGACGATCCTTGTCATGCCCGATAATATGACTAAAGAGCGCATTAACATTTTGAAGGCTTATGGCGCGCAGGTGGTGCTCACACCCGCAGCCAAGCGGATGCCCGGGGCTATCGAAAAAGCGAAGCAGCTCCTTGCCGAAATTCCCGGCAGTTTCATGCCGCAGCAATTCCAGAACGAGGCGAATCCGGAAATCCATCGCCTGACCACCGGTCCTGAGATCGTGCAGCAAATGGACGGCAGGCTCGATGTTTTCGTCGCCACGTCCGGAACCGGCGGTACGATTACGGGAACTGGCGAATATTTGCGAAAACATATTCCCGGCATCCGGATCGCCGTCGTTGAGCCAATGGGTTCGCCGGTGCTGTCCGGCGGAGAGCCGGGACCGCATAAGCTTGTCGGCACGAGTCCAGGTTTTGTCCCGCCTATTCTCAATACCGGCGTTTACGACGAGATCGTTCAGGTATCCGACGAGGATGCGCTGGAGACGACTCGCCGCCTGGCCGCCTTGGAAGGGATTCTGGTTGGCCCCTCTGCGGGAGCCTCCGTCTGGACGGCGATTCAGTTTGCACACCAGCTTGGAGCGGGCAAGCGGATATTATGCATTGCGCCGGATACAGGCGAACGATATTTAAGCATGGACATCTTCAATTAA
- a CDS encoding rhodanese-like domain-containing protein, which translates to MSEIIQGVSHIDTKELSDILQDPGNRTILIDVREPEEYIQAHIPGVPLIPMGEIIGYMDDLDPEREYVFICRSGQRSFNVAKYFQQNGFDAVHNYAGGMLDWDGEMATGLENVIEHPLDPKKLER; encoded by the coding sequence ATGAGCGAAATCATTCAGGGAGTATCCCATATCGACACGAAAGAACTGAGCGATATACTGCAGGATCCCGGCAACCGAACTATTCTTATCGACGTGAGAGAACCGGAGGAGTACATTCAGGCCCATATTCCGGGCGTACCGCTCATTCCTATGGGGGAGATTATCGGCTATATGGACGATTTGGACCCGGAACGGGAATACGTATTCATATGCCGGAGCGGGCAGCGGAGCTTTAATGTAGCTAAATATTTCCAACAGAATGGATTCGATGCAGTGCATAATTATGCCGGTGGCATGCTTGATTGGGACGGGGAAATGGCCACGGGCCTAGAGAACGTCATTGAGCATCCTTTGGATCCCAAGAAACTGGAGAGATAA
- a CDS encoding glycoside hydrolase family 43 protein → MKQIYSNPVLPGFYPDPSVIRVGSDYYMAASSFEYVPGLPIFHSKDLIHWQQIGHALTRKSQIDLSGRRSSEGIYAPTLRHHEGVFYIITTDVMGIGNFYMTAADPAGPWSDPIRIPYGNIDPSLMFDDDGTVYVTAQMGADKDSHIIQYEIDIATGAALSEPVVVARGDGGVWTEGPHLYKIKGRYYLICACGGTGRDHRVLVYRGDAPYGPFEMMPYPMLTHNRLADDPIQNVGHADLVEDSEGRWWAMFLGVRPVDGQYSVLGRETFLAPVQWTGDGWPVVDNNEGTVRLEMAAEGTFIPLPSLASAAEPYWRDDFTDAQLGYRWAFLLAPQEEQILLGTRPGYVMLTGNSLALRDTGPALFLGVRQQHRIVAVSTELHFVPENDGEEAGIAVRLNERGNLTLGIRRKGGAQLLIAMMTDQGQTTVLAEKPVPAKRVWLRVIAKEREYALLYSLDGEAWHETGAAPARALSPEGNGGFTGALLGMYATGNGRDSKTPAYFGYFSYQAD, encoded by the coding sequence ATGAAGCAGATTTACAGCAACCCGGTATTGCCGGGTTTTTATCCCGATCCCAGCGTAATTAGGGTGGGCAGCGATTATTATATGGCGGCGAGCTCGTTTGAGTATGTTCCCGGTTTGCCGATTTTTCACAGCAAGGATCTCATTCATTGGCAGCAGATTGGGCATGCGCTGACGCGCAAGAGCCAGATCGATCTGTCCGGCCGCAGAAGCTCGGAGGGGATTTATGCGCCGACCTTAAGACATCATGAGGGCGTCTTCTATATCATTACGACGGATGTGATGGGCATCGGCAATTTCTACATGACGGCTGCCGATCCTGCCGGACCGTGGAGCGATCCGATACGTATCCCTTACGGGAACATCGATCCGTCGCTAATGTTCGACGATGATGGAACGGTGTACGTGACCGCGCAAATGGGGGCGGATAAGGATTCGCATATTATCCAGTATGAGATCGATATTGCAACGGGGGCAGCGCTAAGCGAGCCTGTCGTCGTGGCCCGGGGCGACGGAGGAGTATGGACGGAAGGGCCGCATCTCTATAAAATCAAAGGCCGCTATTATTTGATTTGCGCCTGCGGAGGCACAGGCCGGGATCATCGCGTCCTGGTCTACCGGGGCGATGCGCCTTACGGGCCGTTCGAGATGATGCCTTATCCGATGCTGACCCATAACCGCCTTGCTGATGATCCGATACAGAATGTTGGTCATGCCGACTTGGTCGAGGATTCGGAAGGAAGATGGTGGGCAATGTTCCTTGGCGTCCGTCCCGTAGACGGGCAGTACAGCGTGCTCGGACGGGAAACCTTCCTGGCTCCCGTGCAATGGACCGGGGATGGCTGGCCCGTGGTGGACAATAATGAAGGAACGGTCAGATTGGAGATGGCTGCTGAAGGAACATTCATCCCGCTGCCATCCTTGGCATCGGCGGCTGAGCCATACTGGCGGGATGATTTTACGGACGCGCAGCTAGGGTACCGCTGGGCATTTCTACTGGCTCCACAGGAGGAACAGATACTGCTGGGCACGCGGCCTGGTTACGTGATGTTGACGGGGAACAGCCTTGCTTTGCGGGATACAGGTCCTGCCTTGTTTCTTGGCGTCCGTCAGCAGCACCGAATTGTTGCGGTGTCTACGGAACTTCATTTCGTTCCAGAGAACGATGGCGAAGAGGCTGGAATTGCTGTCAGGCTCAATGAGCGGGGAAATCTGACGCTCGGAATCCGACGGAAGGGAGGCGCTCAGCTTCTGATCGCTATGATGACGGATCAGGGACAGACGACTGTCTTGGCAGAGAAGCCGGTTCCTGCGAAGCGTGTGTGGCTTCGCGTGATCGCCAAGGAAAGAGAGTATGCGCTGCTGTACTCATTGGACGGGGAGGCATGGCACGAAACGGGAGCGGCGCCAGCCCGGGCATTGTCCCCGGAGGGCAACGGCGGCTTTACCGGGGCGCTGCTCGGGATGTACGCGACCGGGAACGGCCGGGATTCCAAGACGCCAGCTTACTTTGGCTATTTCAGCTATCAGGCGGATTAG
- a CDS encoding endo-1,4-beta-xylanase, with protein sequence MSSVMNRNEPKLKEVFADCFQIGAAVNPRTIQTQEELLAYHFNSITAENEMKFVSLQPEEGKFTFGDADAIVDFAKRYGMQVRGHTLVWHNQTTDWLFEDRAGGLVSKETLYARMKEHIHTVVGRYKEHIYAWDVVNEVIADEGQALLRESKWTEIAGIEFIAKAFELAHEADPNALLFYNDYNESNPLKREKIYRLVQLLVEQGAPIHGMGLQAHWNLYGPSLDDIRAAIEKYASLGLQLQLTELDVSMFAFDDKRADLKEAPAELIELQAQRYEQMFKLLKEYKDIIGAVTFWGAADDYTWLDNFPVHGRKNWPFLFDDRHQPKPAYYRVAEVAGSRTRTSGLMDS encoded by the coding sequence ATGAGCAGCGTTATGAACCGAAACGAACCGAAGCTGAAGGAAGTTTTCGCGGACTGCTTCCAAATTGGGGCCGCTGTGAACCCGCGGACGATTCAAACACAGGAGGAATTGCTCGCTTATCATTTCAACAGCATTACTGCGGAAAATGAGATGAAGTTTGTCAGTCTGCAGCCGGAGGAAGGGAAGTTCACGTTCGGGGATGCGGATGCTATCGTGGACTTCGCCAAACGATACGGCATGCAGGTCAGAGGGCATACGCTGGTCTGGCATAACCAGACGACGGATTGGCTGTTCGAGGACCGGGCTGGAGGCCTGGTCAGCAAAGAGACGCTGTACGCCCGGATGAAGGAGCATATTCACACGGTGGTAGGGCGGTATAAAGAGCATATCTATGCTTGGGATGTGGTGAATGAGGTCATCGCCGACGAAGGGCAGGCGCTGCTCCGGGAATCGAAATGGACGGAAATCGCCGGGATTGAATTTATCGCCAAAGCGTTTGAGCTTGCGCATGAAGCCGATCCAAACGCCCTGTTATTTTACAATGACTACAATGAATCGAATCCGCTAAAAAGAGAAAAGATCTACAGGCTCGTCCAGCTTCTGGTGGAGCAGGGCGCCCCTATTCATGGCATGGGCCTGCAGGCCCACTGGAATCTGTACGGGCCATCGCTGGACGATATTCGCGCAGCGATCGAGAAGTACGCTTCACTTGGGCTTCAACTGCAGTTAACCGAGCTCGACGTATCGATGTTCGCCTTCGACGACAAGCGAGCGGATTTGAAGGAGGCGCCGGCTGAGCTCATCGAGCTTCAAGCACAGCGGTATGAGCAGATGTTCAAACTGCTCAAGGAATATAAAGACATAATCGGCGCGGTGACGTTCTGGGGAGCGGCTGACGATTATACGTGGCTTGACAATTTCCCGGTTCACGGGCGCAAAAATTGGCCGTTCCTATTCGATGACCGTCATCAGCCGAAGCCCGCTTATTACCGGGTGGCCGAGGTAGCCGGCTCAAGAACGAGAACTTCAGGGTTGATGGATTCTTAG
- a CDS encoding carbohydrate ABC transporter permease, whose amino-acid sequence MAKSLSKAPKMHARFKSPADRLFDTFNIIFMICLMIVTLYPFLNTLAVSLNTANDSIKGGIYLLPREFTWENYKYVFEEATIFHATLISALRTVIGTVLSVFCCTMVAYTIARPEYVLRKFISIAFILTMYFSGGLIPNFLLIRELGMMNSFWVYIIPGLIGVFNVIIIRSFIEKLPEGILESARIDGAGEFTTFLRVVLPLCLPVIATVSLFSAVAQWNSWFDVFLYNSSNVNLSTLQYELMKILQNSNTSLNSGNDYASMFSGSEAAINRVTPTSIRATMTIVASVPIILVYPFLQKYFVQGMTLGGVKG is encoded by the coding sequence ATGGCTAAGTCGCTATCGAAAGCGCCTAAGATGCATGCCCGGTTCAAATCGCCAGCGGACCGGCTGTTCGATACGTTTAATATCATCTTCATGATTTGTCTTATGATCGTCACGCTGTATCCGTTTCTCAACACGCTCGCCGTGTCGCTTAACACGGCCAACGACTCCATCAAGGGCGGCATTTATTTATTGCCGCGGGAATTTACGTGGGAGAACTACAAATATGTATTTGAAGAAGCGACGATTTTCCATGCAACGCTGATTTCGGCGCTGCGTACCGTGATCGGTACGGTGCTGTCCGTGTTCTGCTGTACGATGGTCGCCTATACGATCGCCCGGCCGGAATACGTGCTGCGCAAGTTTATTTCGATCGCGTTTATTCTGACAATGTATTTCAGCGGGGGGCTTATTCCCAATTTTCTGCTTATCCGGGAGCTCGGCATGATGAACAGCTTCTGGGTCTATATCATTCCGGGTCTGATCGGTGTGTTTAACGTCATTATTATCCGTTCATTCATCGAGAAGCTGCCGGAAGGGATTCTGGAGTCTGCCCGTATCGACGGCGCAGGCGAGTTCACGACGTTTCTGCGGGTAGTCCTGCCGCTCTGTCTGCCGGTTATCGCTACCGTCTCTCTGTTCTCGGCCGTAGCGCAGTGGAACTCCTGGTTTGATGTGTTCTTATACAACTCATCCAATGTGAACCTGAGCACTCTTCAGTATGAGCTTATGAAAATACTGCAGAACTCGAATACTTCCCTGAACAGCGGTAACGACTATGCGAGCATGTTCTCCGGCTCGGAAGCCGCTATCAACCGGGTAACACCGACATCCATCCGCGCAACGATGACGATTGTGGCAAGTGTGCCTATTATTTTGGTATATCCGTTCCTGCAGAAATACTTCGTACAAGGGATGACATTAGGAGGGGTTAAAGGATAA
- a CDS encoding sugar ABC transporter permease, which translates to MDGGLKGFFHKLSKQRTLVFMSVPFLIWLIIFKYLPLWGWSIAFQDYKPAKGMFEQTWVGLKHFKFLFQDEHFVRVMRNTLAMSFINLVLGFVTAITLAILLNELRKVAFKRVVQTISYLPHFISWVVASSIISTALSADGGIINDVLMWLGIIKEPILWLGEGKYFWGILGVSEVWKNVGWNTIIYLAAMTSIDPSQYEAAEIDGAGRFQRIWNITLPGIKSVVVILLIMNIGNLLETGFEPQYLLGNGMNVDYSENLDIFVLKYGIQMGNFSLSIAAGMFKTVVSFILLFTANHIAKRLGEDRLF; encoded by the coding sequence ATGGACGGCGGCTTGAAAGGTTTCTTCCATAAACTAAGCAAGCAAAGAACGCTCGTCTTCATGTCGGTGCCTTTTCTGATTTGGCTGATCATCTTCAAATATTTGCCTCTGTGGGGCTGGAGCATTGCCTTCCAGGACTACAAGCCGGCCAAAGGGATGTTCGAGCAGACCTGGGTAGGTCTGAAACACTTCAAGTTCCTGTTCCAGGACGAGCATTTCGTCCGGGTTATGCGCAATACACTTGCCATGAGCTTTATCAATCTTGTTCTGGGTTTTGTTACAGCGATTACTTTAGCGATTCTTCTTAATGAGCTCCGTAAAGTCGCCTTCAAGCGCGTTGTGCAGACGATCAGTTATTTACCGCACTTTATTTCGTGGGTTGTAGCCTCAAGCATTATCTCGACGGCGTTGTCAGCGGACGGCGGCATCATTAACGATGTGCTGATGTGGCTCGGCATTATCAAAGAGCCGATTCTCTGGCTCGGGGAAGGGAAATATTTCTGGGGAATACTCGGTGTTTCGGAAGTCTGGAAAAACGTAGGTTGGAACACCATTATATATTTGGCGGCGATGACCAGTATTGATCCGTCTCAGTATGAAGCCGCGGAAATCGACGGAGCAGGACGGTTCCAGCGCATTTGGAATATTACGCTGCCGGGCATTAAGTCTGTTGTCGTCATATTGCTGATTATGAACATCGGCAACCTGCTGGAGACCGGCTTCGAACCACAATACCTGCTCGGCAACGGCATGAACGTCGACTATTCCGAGAACCTGGATATCTTTGTGCTTAAATACGGGATTCAGATGGGGAACTTCTCCCTCTCGATCGCGGCGGGTATGTTCAAGACGGTGGTCAGCTTCATTCTGTTGTTTACAGCTAACCATATCGCGAAGAGACTGGGCGAGGACCGGCTGTTCTAA
- a CDS encoding ABC transporter substrate-binding protein, which yields MKKRRFWLSCLTIVMLASLLSACSGGKDNSKAGSNTSAGSGNGAQEEKLDKVTFTYFNAVAGKDINTNETTIGKIFEEQTGVNFKIEHLVGDENTKVGTFIASNSYPDVLVPGGSIDKLLSSGSFIPLNDLIDQYGPNIKRVYEPYYNLMKAEDGNIYFLPMSAVVGEYISAPNIEQGAFWIQRRVLKEAGYPKIKTFDDYLNLIRDYVKKHPGEDLTGYIALTTQDQFFALTNPPMHLAGYPNDGGVIIDMESHEANDYADDEITKRYLQELNKLNAEGLFDKSSFVDNRDQYLAKIASGKVLGFFDYRWQVGQAMNNLREAAQQTGNDDLEYMALPIVFDENTKDQYLDPPSFVNNRGVGISVSAKDPVRIIKYFDNLLTDENQILSNWGIEGETYSVDENGRFYRTEEQIKQTNAESFRESFGFKYFEYNWPRYGNGSSLPDGNSVGAGRQPEVAQMSYSDSDKKLLEAYGIKSFSQLFAAPDERPWYPAWSIQIEQGSPAQIFTQKKGDLQRKYFPKLVLANPAEFDKIWDEYVKEFNKLGVKDYEQLMTDEVAKKVDLVQGK from the coding sequence ATGAAGAAAAGACGGTTTTGGCTAAGTTGTCTGACCATCGTAATGCTGGCATCGCTATTGTCTGCTTGCTCTGGCGGCAAAGACAATAGCAAGGCGGGAAGCAATACGTCGGCGGGCAGCGGCAATGGAGCCCAGGAAGAGAAGCTGGATAAAGTAACTTTTACTTACTTCAACGCTGTAGCAGGCAAGGACATTAATACAAATGAAACGACAATTGGAAAAATCTTCGAAGAGCAGACTGGCGTAAACTTTAAAATCGAGCATCTGGTTGGTGATGAGAATACGAAGGTAGGCACGTTTATAGCAAGCAACAGTTACCCGGACGTTCTTGTGCCAGGCGGCTCGATCGATAAGCTGTTAAGCTCAGGCTCTTTTATTCCGCTAAACGATTTGATCGATCAATACGGCCCGAATATCAAACGGGTATATGAGCCTTACTACAACTTGATGAAGGCTGAAGACGGCAATATTTATTTCCTCCCGATGAGCGCCGTAGTGGGCGAATATATTTCCGCTCCGAATATCGAGCAGGGGGCCTTCTGGATTCAGCGCCGCGTGCTGAAGGAAGCGGGTTATCCAAAGATCAAGACGTTTGATGATTACTTAAATCTGATCCGCGATTATGTGAAGAAGCATCCGGGTGAAGACTTGACGGGATATATCGCGTTGACTACGCAAGACCAGTTCTTTGCTCTTACGAATCCGCCGATGCACCTTGCAGGGTATCCAAATGACGGCGGCGTCATCATTGACATGGAATCTCATGAAGCAAATGACTATGCTGATGACGAGATTACCAAACGGTATTTGCAGGAGCTGAACAAGCTGAATGCAGAAGGATTGTTTGATAAGTCATCCTTTGTAGACAACCGCGACCAATATCTGGCCAAAATCGCGTCCGGCAAAGTGCTTGGCTTCTTTGATTACAGATGGCAGGTCGGCCAAGCGATGAACAACCTGCGTGAAGCTGCACAGCAAACTGGCAACGATGATCTGGAGTATATGGCACTGCCGATCGTTTTTGACGAAAACACCAAAGACCAGTATCTCGATCCGCCTTCCTTTGTTAACAACCGCGGGGTAGGTATCTCGGTCAGCGCGAAAGACCCTGTACGCATTATCAAATATTTCGACAACCTGCTCACCGATGAGAATCAGATCTTATCGAACTGGGGCATTGAAGGCGAGACCTATTCGGTAGATGAGAATGGCCGCTTCTATCGTACCGAGGAACAAATCAAGCAGACGAATGCGGAATCCTTCCGCGAGTCCTTCGGCTTCAAGTACTTCGAGTACAACTGGCCGCGTTACGGTAACGGTTCCTCGCTGCCGGACGGCAACTCCGTAGGAGCGGGCCGTCAGCCTGAGGTAGCGCAAATGTCTTATTCCGACAGCGACAAGAAGCTGCTGGAAGCATACGGCATCAAGTCGTTCTCGCAATTGTTTGCTGCACCTGATGAGCGTCCTTGGTACCCGGCATGGAGTATTCAGATCGAGCAAGGTTCGCCGGCGCAAATCTTTACACAGAAGAAGGGGGATTTGCAGCGCAAATACTTCCCGAAACTCGTTCTTGCCAATCCGGCGGAATTCGACAAAATCTGGGATGAATACGTAAAAGAGTTCAACAAACTTGGCGTGAAAGATTATGAGCAGCTCATGACAGACGAAGTTGCGAAGAAAGTCGATCTGGTTCAAGGAAAATAA
- a CDS encoding sensor histidine kinase, with product MIPNLNNVRLRDKMLLLYFLCVFVPILLTNFIFYNVTTTSVKNQRMQDISRALEQVKNEFLQEVEDTLQVSSVFYTDHLLNEIIETEYEHPAEYVEAYDSYLRRIINTSSPAYNSVEAITVYVDNPTLLYSGGIVYIDQNVKEQDWYKKISTAKQSAPIFMRTGRDGQLDTFSVIRRMDYYYFSRQENGHFLKIDLRMPVIRQIFNNLNLQGRIYLLNERGEVEYSNDANLDLHAGAIPFDQIVAPERTIEFHKDYGQSNNLNGWSIVGRISEDEVFQEVRQNRNFIVLLTCLNILLPTLIIVWITRSLNVRLIRILKHMKKVKNQHFETIQDEGSRDEIGQLTGEFNRMTLQIQSLINNVYVADIQKKNLELERRHAQLNALQSQINPHFLFNALETIRMRSLMKDEEETARIIHNMAKIFRNSLVWRKDMVTLKEELEFIYCFLEIQKYRFGEKIEYTVVANEADSSILIPKMSIVTFVENASIHGIEPLKQGGKIEVEIKQSGDELICAIRDNGVGMSDQQVEKLYRYLEGEEEMGERIGIQNVIYRLRMFYKDQLTLNIRSRLGEGTEILFIIPVEKRLM from the coding sequence ATGATACCCAATTTAAATAATGTCCGGCTGCGGGACAAAATGCTGCTGCTCTATTTTCTATGCGTGTTCGTGCCGATACTGCTTACGAATTTCATTTTCTATAACGTGACTACGACGAGCGTAAAAAATCAGCGGATGCAGGACATTTCCCGGGCACTGGAACAAGTCAAGAACGAGTTTCTTCAAGAAGTGGAAGATACCCTGCAGGTATCTTCCGTTTTTTATACCGATCATCTCCTGAACGAGATCATTGAGACGGAATACGAGCATCCTGCCGAGTATGTGGAGGCCTACGACTCATATTTGCGGCGGATTATCAACACCTCCAGCCCGGCTTATAATTCGGTGGAGGCAATCACCGTATATGTCGATAATCCCACGCTGCTGTACTCGGGCGGCATTGTCTACATTGATCAGAACGTCAAGGAGCAGGATTGGTATAAAAAAATATCCACGGCCAAGCAGTCTGCGCCGATTTTTATGCGCACGGGTCGGGATGGCCAGCTGGATACGTTCAGCGTCATCCGCCGGATGGATTACTATTACTTCTCGCGGCAAGAGAACGGGCATTTTCTGAAAATCGATTTGCGCATGCCGGTGATCCGGCAAATATTTAATAATTTGAATTTGCAGGGCCGCATTTACCTGCTGAATGAACGCGGGGAGGTTGAATATTCTAACGACGCCAATCTCGATTTGCATGCAGGCGCCATCCCTTTCGATCAGATCGTCGCCCCGGAGAGAACGATCGAATTTCACAAAGATTACGGGCAGAGCAATAATTTGAACGGCTGGAGCATTGTAGGCAGAATTTCCGAGGATGAAGTATTCCAGGAGGTCAGGCAAAACCGAAATTTCATCGTGCTGCTGACTTGCCTCAATATTCTGCTGCCGACCTTGATCATCGTCTGGATCACCCGATCGCTCAATGTAAGGCTTATCCGTATTTTGAAGCATATGAAGAAGGTAAAAAACCAGCATTTCGAGACGATCCAGGATGAAGGCTCCCGTGATGAAATCGGCCAATTAACCGGCGAGTTCAACCGGATGACCCTGCAGATCCAGAGTCTGATCAATAACGTGTACGTCGCCGACATCCAGAAGAAAAATCTGGAGCTGGAACGCCGTCATGCCCAATTGAATGCGCTGCAAAGCCAGATCAATCCTCATTTTTTATTTAATGCCCTGGAGACAATCCGTATGCGGAGCTTGATGAAGGACGAGGAGGAGACCGCGAGGATCATTCATAATATGGCGAAGATTTTCCGCAATTCTCTCGTATGGCGGAAGGATATGGTTACTTTGAAGGAAGAGCTGGAATTCATTTATTGCTTCCTGGAAATCCAGAAATACCGGTTTGGCGAGAAAATTGAATATACGGTCGTTGCGAACGAAGCTGATTCTTCGATATTGATTCCCAAAATGTCCATCGTTACCTTTGTAGAGAACGCAAGCATCCATGGAATCGAACCTTTGAAGCAAGGCGGAAAAATCGAGGTGGAAATCAAGCAGTCCGGTGACGAGTTGATCTGCGCGATACGGGATAACGGCGTTGGCATGTCCGACCAGCAGGTCGAGAAACTGTACCGCTACCTGGAGGGCGAAGAAGAGATGGGGGAACGCATCGGCATTCAGAATGTCATCTATCGCCTCAGAATGTTCTACAAAGACCAGTTGACTTTGAATATTCGCAGCAGACTGGGCGAGGGAACGGAGATTCTATTCATCATTCCGGTGGAGAAGCGGCTGATGTAG
- a CDS encoding response regulator yields MELHRVILVDDEVFTRKGLIKLIDWEASGFQISGEADNGEDALELIRSQRPDLVITDIRMPVLDGLGLIRQLIEEDEEPPAFVIISGYDDFSYAQQAVRYGVHDFILKPIDEGEFTEMLRRLSGRLQEEREGKEREQRLENQAMIESIIRNEAGEQFISNWEAQLNLTSGDCLYYMFVELNDLHPWRQGGEELPLYQFMEQVEKALQEIVGEEQPLYLHEHRSRIGVIVPERLLKPFHNNIRSFAEALHTRIKVWEGRVFIYASCPVQGLAGLRRAYESAKEALLYKYVHDHDGIVVHSQTSECTVQYVPVDQELYHRLIEQIEEYRLEELGRSMKQMFRRFQERRYAPEAVKMNIHQCVLGVIDIIRGMDGDERSLVSLDPIVGWHDLNLSLQELQRLFTAFAEESGQYISVLRKEQQKGGIHKIRAYIEEHYHENISLKSIAAKFYMNPVYLGQLFRKTYGVYFNDFLLQLRIGEAKRLLRQTDMRIYEVADRVGFSNPDYFVTQFEKLEKLTPSEYRSRLVKGGASVRTGR; encoded by the coding sequence ATGGAACTTCATCGTGTCATTCTTGTGGATGATGAGGTGTTTACGAGGAAGGGATTAATCAAGTTAATCGATTGGGAGGCTAGCGGCTTCCAGATATCCGGCGAAGCTGACAACGGGGAGGACGCGCTGGAGCTGATCCGGTCCCAGCGACCCGATCTGGTTATCACCGATATCCGCATGCCGGTATTGGATGGACTTGGGCTGATCCGTCAGCTGATTGAAGAGGATGAGGAGCCGCCTGCGTTTGTCATTATTAGCGGTTATGACGATTTCAGCTATGCCCAGCAGGCCGTTCGCTACGGAGTTCATGATTTCATTCTCAAGCCGATCGATGAGGGCGAATTTACTGAAATGCTGCGCAGGCTGAGCGGCCGGCTTCAAGAGGAGCGGGAAGGGAAGGAGCGGGAGCAGCGGCTGGAGAATCAGGCGATGATCGAGTCGATTATCAGGAATGAAGCAGGGGAGCAATTCATCTCGAATTGGGAGGCGCAGCTGAACCTGACTAGCGGTGATTGCCTGTATTATATGTTCGTGGAACTGAATGATCTGCATCCGTGGCGGCAGGGAGGGGAAGAGCTGCCTCTTTACCAGTTTATGGAGCAGGTGGAGAAAGCGCTGCAGGAAATCGTAGGCGAAGAACAGCCGCTCTACCTTCATGAGCACCGCAGCCGTATCGGGGTGATCGTGCCTGAACGCCTGCTAAAGCCGTTCCATAACAACATCCGTTCGTTTGCAGAAGCGCTTCACACCAGAATAAAGGTCTGGGAGGGGCGCGTCTTTATATATGCCAGCTGCCCGGTTCAGGGATTGGCAGGCCTTCGCCGCGCGTATGAAAGCGCCAAAGAGGCATTGTTATATAAATATGTTCACGACCATGACGGCATCGTGGTTCATAGCCAAACGAGCGAATGCACGGTCCAGTATGTGCCGGTCGATCAGGAGCTATACCATCGCTTGATTGAGCAGATTGAGGAATATCGCCTGGAGGAGCTTGGACGTTCGATGAAGCAGATGTTCCGGCGTTTTCAGGAGAGGCGATATGCTCCTGAGGCTGTGAAGATGAACATTCATCAATGCGTCCTCGGCGTAATCGATATTATTCGCGGCATGGACGGAGACGAACGGTCGCTTGTCTCGCTGGACCCGATTGTCGGCTGGCATGATTTGAACTTGTCCCTGCAGGAACTCCAGCGGCTTTTTACCGCTTTTGCCGAGGAGAGCGGCCAGTATATCAGCGTCTTGCGCAAGGAGCAGCAAAAGGGCGGTATCCATAAAATCCGCGCTTATATCGAAGAGCATTACCACGAGAATATTAGTTTGAAATCGATCGCCGCCAAATTTTACATGAACCCTGTTTATTTAGGACAATTGTTCCGCAAAACCTATGGCGTGTATTTCAACGATTTCCTGCTGCAATTAAGAATAGGTGAGGCCAAGCGGCTGCTTCGCCAAACGGATATGCGGATATATGAGGTCGCCGACCGCGTAGGCTTCAGCAATCCCGATTATTTCGTGACACAGTTCGAGAAGCTGGAGAAGCTGACGCCGAGCGAATACCGTTCGCGGCTAGTGAAGGGAGGGGCGTCCGTCAGGACGGGCCGATGA